AGCCCAGTGATGAGCCAGAGCGTCTTCCGGCGACAGCAGCCTTCGCTCTGCTCCCGGCCTCGGCCCAGGCCCCGGCCACGCCCGCTCCCCCTTGCCCGGCACTTGCTTCCAACCGGGTCATGGGTGTGCTCTGCCTAACGGAGCAGGTAGGACGGCAGCCACGCAACTCGAGGGCTGGGGATAATGCGGCCTAAACCACCGGGGCGTGGGGAAGGCGGGGATATTGTGTTTGCAGTGGGGGGGGGTGATTTGCGGGGGAAGATGAGGGCCCCGCCGGGAAGGAATGGGCCTGGACTATAGgataggaagggggagggaggagctcTAAAATAACTtgggggatggagggagagaagggCTGCCGTAGCGCGGGGTGGAAGAAATGATGAGGGGGAGCCCCATACGTTGGTGAATTGTAGGGAGAGGCCCCTTTTGCGGGATGAGGGGAAGATTCTTGAGAAGGAGATGGAAGCAGGAGTCCCTCGTATTTGGGAGAGATAGGGAAGGAAATGGAGGGGCGGGTCCCTCGTACGGGAGGGGGTTgtgatggagatggaggaaacaATCTCGgactggggaggggagggagatgaaAGGGATGGACCCTCGAACTGGACGGTGGGAgggagggtgatggaggggaggttcCATTGCATTGGGGCTGTGAGTGGGAGgaagggaggtggaggggagTGGCACTCCATTGCAGGAAGAGGGGAAACTGCCTCGTACTGTGGAGAAGGAGCAGATGGAGGGTAGGATCCTGCGTAGTGGGTGGGAGGAGATGCAGGAGGGAGTCCCTAGTATGAGGAGGGAGAAGTTGGTCCCTCATTCTAGAAATGGATAGATAGAGATGCGGtgaggaacatcactgaagaggGGGGTGGGCCCCCTTACTCCCTCCATCCTAGCAGATGTCCTCAGCCACCTCCTGCCTCTGGAGTCAGCCTGGGACGAGGTGGTTCAGGCCTGGAGGGCCAGGTGCTGTCTGGTTGCTCTGCGATGGGTTGTGGAGAGGGACTGATCCTCTCTTTCTCCCCCATCTGAGTGCTCCCTGCAGTATGTCTGCACCAACGTAGGAGCTGTCTCATTGAAATGTTTATCCTCTAGCACTCGTGTTTACCTGAGGTTAATGGTGTAGAGCGTTTAATACATGCCGCGACACTCCAAGTTGATCCGTTCACAAGCATTCCTGATCAGCGTGACAGTGATTTCTGATTAAGAGATTTATATTCAGTTCTCTGACAGTTTTGCACCACAAACTCTttgcctctcctcctctctcctgtgtTGTCTGAGGGGTGGTGTTCACTGAGTGATGCCAAAACTTTGTCCTTGGTTACTGAAACTGTTCCCCCTGCACTGGACCACTGGTGGCTCTTCCATCTCACTTCACTGTCCACTGAGGAAGGAGGTCCAGATGATGCTGATATTGTTCtgattccccacacccctcctcgAGCGACCTCCCGCGAGCCCTGTCCCCACAACTCCactatgtgtgtgtgtccgtctgtctgtctgtctccctctccacaccccactccctccctctctccgcaccccactccccccccactctctccctctttctctctccatcccactcccccatctctcctgAGCCTTCAGCCACCTGGGTCCCCCAAGTGGTGAAATTTTTAAGATAAATTTCCAGTCTCTGCATGTTGTGGCAACAACATTGTTATTTGCCCCTGGAATGAGGTTCTTGCCAAACCATTTCAGACcaaatttaaaagaaaatgttTTGTTGACTAGAATCATCATTTCTTTTCCTCCATTAACCAGatgtgttttctttgcaattcAAAAGATTTGGAGATGTTTCCAGATAATGAATTTTAAAtgtaattaattttaaaattccACACTGTTAATCTGAATTTATATCGTGTGGGGAGTGCTGCTGCCTCGACTAgatccagagacctgggttctaTCTCGAACTCCAAGGTTGTCTCTGTGGTGCCTGCgtgttctctccccccccccccccaacccctgaCCTCATGGGTTTCTCACGAGTGCTTCTGTTGCCTCCCACGTCCTAACGACATGCGAGGTCAGTATGTCAGCAGGGATTTGATGGGCTGCAGGCTCTGAGCTGCTGGTGCTGGTGTTCGGACAGGCATCgcgggttgggggggggtgtttTTGGGAGAACAGTGGGTTGATGTAGGGAGGCTTGAGCCAAGTCCTTGCAGGAGTTCCCTGAGCCTGGCCCTCCCACTCGCTCCCTACGTCATGTGCTTTGGTGGTGTTTCCGTGTCAGGCAGTGAGAGAAATTCTTGGCTGGAAGGAAGAAAACAATTCCAGAGGCAATCAAAGGGCCTCAAAGATAAACAGAAGACTGCTCCCGCCAGCATATAACACTAGCAGAGGGAGGATTACATGGTGCTTTAAACATCAGCAGTGTGGGGAGTATGTTATCCCAAAGTCACAGAGTAATATAGCTTGAAAACACACCCTTCAGCCGATCTGGTCCATGCTGGCAATCCTCCAAGCCCCTCGGCTCCACTTACCTATCCaattgcctcttaaatgttgcagttgtacctgctttgaccacttcctctggctgctcattccggATACTCATCACCATTAGTGTTgcctctcaggtctcttttaaatctccctATTTGTGTTGTGCAGTTTTGGATTCCCCAATCCTgaggaaaaacttgcccctcatgattttatcaaATAAGGATCCCTTCATTGTTGTGCACTGCAAGGAGTAAAGATCCAGCATGACCAACCGTTCCCAATAACTTCGGCCCTCTTGTCCATGCAGCATCCTTATAAATTTCTTTTGCACTCTCTGTCCATGTTGACAATGTCATTCCTATAATTGTGACCAAACTTGAAAATGCTTGAAGTGAGGCAACTTGTATAACTGCAATATGATGTCTCTACTCCTATGCTCGATGCTTTGACAGATGaaggccagcacatcttctttaccaccctatctacttgcATGGCTGCTTTCTGCAAACTGTGCATTTGTACTACCAGGTTCCTCTGTTCCAAAACACCATAGGAGTctcaactagagagagtgcaatactagatctaTTCAGGAATGAGGCAGGGCAGCTGACTGTGTCGGGGGAAGGTTTGcatctggtgatcataatgccattaatttcaaggtaattatggaaaaggacggGTCTGGTCCTCATGTTGAGATTCCAAATTGAGGAAAGGCcaaatttgatggtatcagaaaggacctggcaagtgtggattgggacaggttgttttctggcaaaggtgagggctagagtataagaaatgaaagagaacacttaaggaaatcaggagggctgaaagaagacaGGTTGCTCGAGCAGACAGAGTGAAGGAGAATCATAAgggatatgttaagagcaaaagatttgcaagagacaaaattattcctctggaagatcagaatggtaatcaaaagaaatgggggagatcttaaattgattttttgcatctgtatttactcgggagatgtgTGTaaaatctatagaagtgagacaagGCAGCAGCGAGGctatggaccctgtacagattacacagGAAGAGGAGTTTACTGTCTTGAGGTAAATCAGTGTGGTCaaatcccagggcctgacaaggtgttccctcggatccTGTGGGAACCTGGGGTGGTGGAGGAGACAGAaacagggacttttaagagatgtttgttcatttccatagatgctgtctgacctgagtccctgcagtattttgtgtgtctttttacctttgcagtttcttaactctactcccAAAGATTCTACCTCTTTCAATCCTTTTTCCCTTtttaagaatttgatttcattttgtacTAACAGACTCACTCCACTGCACCCTCCacttacctgcctgtcctttcaatacaatgtgtattcttggatgttaagttcccaactatgatctttcagcAACATCTCAGGgaggccacaatgtcatacctaccaatctaactgtgctacaagatcatctaccttatttcgtaTACAGCGTacgttcaaatataacaccttcactcctgtattcattaaccttttcaattttgcccccatgttgcaGAAGTTAAATTTATACCCCTTTCTAAACCTTTTGTCTTCTGGACACTTTTGTAATCCCTCCTGTACTCTTTTTCCCTTAACTTTTCCAGACTGTTGAACACCACCTCTCATTATTTAGTTTAAAGCTCTTTCCATGTTCTAATTTCTCCCAGATTCTACCCCTCATCCACAGATGGGGGACAGTTCACAGCAGGAGGAATGCGGAGCATCTGGGGGGGAACGCATGCAGTCATGGCAAGGGTATGCAGACACACAAGTGTTAGGGTCGAGGgcaaggggagatggtggggatagGTGCTTCCCTCCCTTCCTGAGCAGCTGTAGGAATGGAGTGCTGGGTTAATGGTTCTGCGGCTGAGACTGGGAGATTGGTGAGTTTGAAGATCGAAAGCTGGGGTGGGTGAATAACTGTGTGTTCTCTCGCTGTCAGGCACCCCTGATCCAGGCCATCTTCAACCGAGATCGGGAGGAAGTGAAGTCGCTGATAAACAGGAGTGAGGACGTCAATGGATTGGTATGCGGAGCTGCACACACTCAGGGTGTTGATGGGGAGAAGAACGGGGATGCGTAGTGAGGACATCAGTGGGATGTGGGGACCTGCACACTCTGGGTGGTgatggtgtgagggagcaggtgggGAATATGTAGTGAGGACATCAGTGGAACCATGGAGCGGGATAGGGAGTGTGTAGCAAGGACTGGAGTGTGTGTCAACTATATGCAGCACTCACTCCCCATTATGACGGGTGACTGATGCCTGGCTTTGTTCACAGGACCAAGAGAAGCGGACACCACTTCATGCAGCAGCCTACCTGGGTGATGTTCAGATCATCGACATGCTCATCCAGTCAGGTAAGGCTCTGTCATTCTGGAACCCCTTCACTGACACTTCTCTACTCCCACCGTACAAGCCCCCTGACCCACctcctgtgtgtgcatgcgtgtgtgagACCTTCCTCTGTGTCTCTCATCCTCCCCATCCCTGTCATCGTATATCACCTTTGACCCTGACCCTCCTCTCTGCATACTTCACTCCCCCCAGCTTCATGCATATATCACTGATTCTTGAAACTGCGGTGAGAACATGTCccactaagaaaagtgctaattccgttgcaaatgaataacattttcttagttaaaataatcagggttgatcatctgagggtcaaatgcaacattttttcatatgtttgtttttaattttataaattaaatgattatatgatagcccagtacccacaaaatcagttgtcctcagacaagagattatcatttcaatttgataaaaaagtgtgaaaaaatcatttaaaatgtataatatatatgccagatgaaagaatagagtgaaaaacctctttaaaatTAAAAGTAGTGAATTTTCAACAGTATTTATCTTATTTTGTGGTTGCTCAAAATGTGTcccaagtttttgtcaacacTGTCAgacatttatataaaaaaagtaataaaatcaggcaaccacatggtcaactatattcctgaggacccccttcccaccctccacatctgctaaatgcaacaaggtcaaacaagctcctgtaagtttgctatttttttcaataatttttatatatttattgatgttgctactgtcaTGATCATGACGTGTCAACACTGTCTCTTTTGTAtagaaagaattattttaaattatgtcataaatttatgcattttaagtAGAAGCCAGAGGCAGTTAGCAACAGAGGGAAAACAAGATGGCTTCTGTATACAACTCATGCATGTCATGTTTAAAAAAAACCGTCAGGTTTTCTGTCTAACAGTGGTGACAAAAACATCCAAATCATCCTCAGTGGAGGCTTGAATATAATTTATGatcacaataaatagtaatatggcttgtaatgtttctttaacctctttatttataatatacagAATTTCCTCTTTGTTTCTTCCACACACAGGCCCACAATATTTCCTTACTAAATGTATCCTCAATGACTAAAACCATAAATGAATTTAGTTGCACCATTTCAtaatcattttataaaatttcactaaattaaacataattaaattcatactaattttgcacaatttcatagtaattccattaaattcttaccttccttttatgtattttaggaagttatggctaggcagcagctatcagtggaggagcaaaggagaagaagcagggaataccaaaaaaagtggagagagaaaatatatagtgagcccgagttaaaggaggaatacctgagaaaggaaaagcaaagatggaagaagagagtagaggattggaagataaaaactatcagtgcattgaatgaaagggaaaagaggagtaAGAGAAAGGCGTGGAAACGTAGACAGCAAGAGTCAAGAGAGCGTAAGAGAAAGGGCCCAGATCGCCCAGAAACTCCCCCAGATAGTCCATTGAATCAGACTATACAGGAGCCAGCTCGCAGTAGGCAGTCTATAGCaggtgaaagggaaagaaagaaaacaagagcaagatacttgagagagatgaaagctttgaaaaataaacttcGAGATAATAAAAGATGGGAACAAACTGAAAAAGCGTTGGCGACGAGAGCAAACtagaaataaaaaaacacaagaatcaccaagaaaaaaaaacagagcagaTGCTACAGGGAAGCAAACTCAAAAACCCCTCCAtcaagaaaaccctgctcttccaCAACTGTCTCATTCAAGAATttaatcaaaacaaaaataatttacaGTCTGCTCAAACATCAAAGAACTTGACTCTGTCAGGCAGGGTTCTAAAGAAATATCGCCTGATACACCAGACAAAGCAGTTCGGGCTGACATACAACACACTGCGAAAGAGAAGTACTACAGACAAAAAACCCTCTTACATTCAAACAATAACCCCGATGGTTCAGGATTTCTACCATAATGCTGCACAAATGATGGCGGACAAACAGGACACAATAACATGGAAGAAAATAAAGCATCAGAGAATGATTCTGACTGACACAATATTCAATCTTCACGGGGAATTCATCAAAAAGGAACCAGCTGTAGAACTCAGTTATTCGTCCTTCTGTGCTTTACGTCCATTCTATGTCACAGCACCAAAACCATCAGATTGAAAGACATGCCAGTACCATGAAAATGCAAAGCTGATGTTTGATGTCCTAACAGCATATGGTATTGACAAGTCTAGCAGATTGGAGGGTAGTTTTGAACTTGTGTGTTGTTCTCAGACAAGCGAGGCATGTCTCTGTGCTCCTGCACCCGATGTCTCCACAAGCACACACTTCCCACCCCACAGCAAGAGTTGACCGATGTTGAGTGGCAGCGATGGGAACGAGTTCAGGAccaaacagcagatggaattcacTGCAATACAAGATATGTGAAGCGCAATGGCACACTGGCAGAGCTCATCAAACTGTATGAAGACAAACTAAAGGGTGAAACAACAACACGTGTGTGCTTGGTTCAGAACCAGTCCAGGGAATACAGGAGCTTGATACAGAACTGCAATGAAAGCACTGTAATTGACGTGGACTTTTCTGAGGCTTGGAAATATAgttctgaggtacagtcatgccatcttggtcagaaCCTCCCACAGCTCAATCTGCGCAGTGGCATGTACACACAAAagtagagaaagcaggattttgtATAATATCAGAATCCAAACGACAGGATGCTTCTGCCATTTGGACTCACTTGGAACAAGTCCTCAGAGATAtttgtttaaaatttccaaaaGTTGATACCATTCAATTTTGGTCAGATGGCCCCAGCAGCAGTACAAAAACAAGAACTTCTCTCTCCTCTGCAATGTCCCTCCAACCCTGGGTTTCCAGAGAACAACCTGGAACAACTTTGCAGCTTCACATGGGAAGGGAGCTCCAAGTGGCATTGGGGGAACTGTGAAAAGGACTGCAGAAGGCCTTGTACTACGGGGGAATGGCGTTGAGCATGGCAAGATCTTCCATGAGATGGTTGGGAGAAGCCTTTGCAGTACTCAGCTCTATTGTATTGTTGAAGGTGACATGCAGACATATGATGCAGTCCTTTCTCAACCACTATAACCTGTACCAACAACAGGGAAAATCCATCAGGTTATATCTTACGGAAACAGCATCCATTGCAGATAATTGTCATGTTTCTGTAGTGAACCACAGATGTGCCAGTGTTTCAGCCCAACAGCATTTCAGTTGTCTGAAAATACACATGCCAGGCTACAGGCTGAGGAGAATGATGGCCCTACCACAATGGGAAAGAACAGAGGGCCTTTGGCAATGCTGATGGAGGAAATGGAGTAGGAACCCCAGAGTGGTCCTGATGGGACTACGACAGATATATCTGCTGGTGTCATTAATGATGGAGGTTGTCTTGCAGTCCTTTATGACCAAAACTGGTGGTTAGCAAAGGGCTGTCCCTGTGGATGCTCATAATCAAGATGTTCAAGTGGAGTTCTTGCATCCTCATGGGCCCAACACGCGTTTCCATCCAAAACCAGGTGGAAAGGATATGTGCTTCGTACCAGTCGAAAATATTCTGGTCAAACTGATGGAGCCATCATTACCAGGTCATGCAAGCAGGATGAGGGAGATCTACCACCTGTCTGCAGAAGTCATGGACTTCATAGAGGAGGAGCATATTAATCATCTACTTCCTGATAAAGCTGACTGAACGTTTTCGAAGATTTTCAAACCCAGAAATGGATGGAGGAGGTTGCACCGAAATATTGCTTGATTGCTGAGACTTTGTTCTATAAACATATATGTTTAGATTTCTTAACACTTAaaattttttcttttcaaaattaaaacctgTTTTATCCAAATTCTCAAGAATCAGTGATATGTCTCCCACCAGTCTGTTCGCCCCATCCCTGGACTCCCTCTGCATCTGCTTCCCCCAggcactcccccctccctcctcaatGCATTTCTGAGACACTGGGCACACAGTCTGTCTCAAGCCCTCTGCTGCCTGGTTGAACTGTTCTTTCCTGGTGAGTCAGACCCAGCCCCTCTCTGTCCCACAGGAGCTAAAGTCAATGCGAAGGACAGCGCCTGGCTGACCCCACTGCATCGCGCAGCAGCTTCTCGTAACGAGGTAAGGAACCCTGTTCTACTTTCTGAGCCAGCGTTGGGTCAGTGGGGCGCACTGTGTGAGAGGGGGTCGGGGAGGGAGACATGAAAAAGGGtgcagggggagagggaggaaagatggggagagagaactgtgggaggggtggcaaGGAGACGAGGGGGTAGCAGTGAAGGGGGATGGAAGAAAGAGGAAGTGCAGAGGGAGGAGGGAGCACCacaaaggtgagggaagagggagagCTGTGGGAAGGGGAATAGGGAGTGCCACGGAAGTGAAGTACCAagcagtgcagcagtttcaagggAAGGAGTGATGTTTGATGGGTGGTGACCGtaccctcctctccccaccccccacagcgAGCTGTGAGCGTGCTGCTGAAGCACTCGGCTGATGCCAATGCCCGAGATAAGTTCTGGCAGACTCCTCTACATGTGGCGGCTGCTAACAAGGCTACCAAGTGCGCTGAACTTCTTCTGCCGCTGCTCACCAATGTCAATGTGGCCGACCGTACAGGGCGGACAGCACTTCACCACGCTGCCTACAGCAGTCATCTGGAGGTACCTGGCGAGcccgggggagggggtgggggagatgcatttgggATGTGGCATGAGAGAGGGGTCCTGTGAAGTGGGGTTGGTGTTTCTCTGCACTTGCTGTCCTTGCCCTTCTGGGCAGGAAGAGATGTGTGGTTTGGGAGATGCTGTCGCAATAGCTTGGGTGAGTGAGTACAGTGGGTTTTGCAGACTGCATTTACTGTGTGCAGTTGGTGGGGTGGGATTGCCGATTGAGCGGGATACTTTTTTCCCAGGTGGTGTCAAGCTTCCTATAGACGGTGGAGAGGTAAGGTTGTATGCATGGACTAACTCCACTCCAGTTCCCTCTCCATCCCTGTCACTTCTCCAGAGAATTTTTTCACCTGGAGCGGGATGAACTTATGGAATTTTCTCTGAGATGGGGGATGTTCTGTGGCAAATCTACTGCCCAGTGAATGTTTTATTTCATTAATTAGCGAGTGAAATGTGGGAGCTGTATTCTCTGACTTGCTCATCCTCATTCTGACTGTCTATTCCCTGAGGTAGGCAGTGATGTGGGAGAGCTGTTTTtgttcctcaccccccccccctcactctACCTGTTCCCTGGGGTAGGGAGTGGTGTTACCTGTGTTCCATCCCCCTTACACTGCCTGTCTGTTGCAGATGGTACAGCTGCTGTTGAACAAGGGGGCTTGTGTCAGTGCCTGTGACAAGAAGGAACGTCAACCCATTCACTGGGCTGCCTTCATCGGTGAGTGTGGGGAGTTTCAGACCTGGTCTGGTGCTTCACCCCTGTCTGTCCCAGAGGTAGAAAACATCTGTGGGGTGGAGTGTGACCATGTACTTCACGTTTCTCCTCCTCTCCCACCCCACTTTTCCAGGATCCATGACTGGGGGGAGAGGAGAATGAGGTGTTTCTTGATCATTGTTCCAGCCTGAGATGGATGGGGACTTTGGGGAATTGGCTGACATGTTGATTATGGCATGGGGTTGAGGTGTGGGTGGCTTATCTTAGGGGTCTGAGGCTGTGGGGGTGAGGTGCGGTGGTTTGCTGTAAGTGGGGGGAGTGGTGGGTCTGGAGGATTCACTGCCCATTCCTGATCTCTGCCCTCTGTTCCAGGGCACCTGGACGTGATGAAGCTGCTGCTGTCCCGTGGGGCAGTGCCAAGCTGTAAGGATGTGAAGGGATACACCCCGCTGCACGCGGCTGCCTCCAGCGGAAAGTTCGAAGTGGTGAGGTACCTGCTGAAGCTGGGTTTGGAGGTAAGTCATGTCattcctcaccctcaccctcactcctcgtccctcaccttcccctctcaacaccccacccctcccacctcctctccATCCTCTCTTCATCCCTTATCTCCTGATTCAGCACTCCtccatcacccctgtcctccATGCAGCCCTTTCCACCCTCTTCCTCACCCCTACCATCACTCCACACTGGCctcaccctcccttcccccccacacacacacatttgcttccccccccccacacacacatttgTACCCTCTCGTCCTGGGCTGAATGTCTGTGTTGATGTCCCCAGATCGACGAGCCCAATGCCTATGGGAACACAGCCCTCCACATTGCCTGCTACACTGGACAGGACGCTGTGGCCAATGAGCTGGTCAACTACGGGGCCAACGTCAACCAGCCCAACCTCCTGGGCTTCACACCGCTGCACCTTGCTGCTGTCTCCACCAACGGAGCTCTGTGCCTGGAGCTGTTAGTCAACAATGGGGCCGATGTCAATGTTCAGGTGGGTCTGCAGCCCTCTCCCACCGCGCAGGGTCTCCAACCCATCGGCTCCCCCCACCGATCTTGGGGTGTGTGGTGGCTGGCCTAGGGGATGGCAGGTGGCTGTGCTGATACCGCAGGGCAAGGTCACCCCCCCTCTCTCAGTCATCTCCTTTTCTTCCAGAGCAAGGATGGGAAGAGCCCTTTGCACATGGCTGCGATCCACGGCAGATTCACTCGATCTCAAATCCTCATCCAGAATGGTAGGTctatgttgtgtatgtggcctggctacacaacagtgctattaataaaaacgctggagacgggagctaagtttcGTGGTTTTTTATTGGCAGAATCCGAACTTtaacacacacgtacagatcaatacgcgcctaataacgcatgctcaatatgcgcctaatagcgcattcaaAGACGttttactaaaacataaagtagtcccttattatactgtaggctatacggtacactcctccccttttattttaatagtgtatcaactttttttttactgggtcactatgctaaacaaatatgtttacccaTACAAACATCgac
The sequence above is drawn from the Mobula birostris isolate sMobBir1 chromosome X, sMobBir1.hap1, whole genome shotgun sequence genome and encodes:
- the LOC140191507 gene encoding uncharacterized protein; the protein is MGVLCLTEQAPLIQAIFNRDREEVKSLINRSEDVNGLDQEKRTPLHAAAYLGDVQIIDMLIQSGAKVNAKDSAWLTPLHRAAASRNERAVSVLLKHSADANARDKFWQTPLHVAAANKATKCAELLLPLLTNVNVADRTGRTALHHAAYSSHLEMVQLLLNKGACVSACDKKERQPIHWAAFIGHLDVMKLLLSRGAVPSCKDVKGYTPLHAAASSGKFEVVRYLLKLGLEIDEPNAYGNTALHIACYTGQDAVANELVNYGANVNQPNLLGFTPLHLAAVSTNGALCLELLVNNGADVNVQSKDGKSPLHMAAIHGRFTRSQILIQNGGEIDCADKYGNTPLHVAARYGHELLISTLMTNGADTARRGIHGMFPLHLAVLYGFSDCCRKLLSSGQTYSIVSSFSNEHILSAGFDINTPDDLGRTCLHAAASGG